In Raphanus sativus cultivar WK10039 chromosome 5, ASM80110v3, whole genome shotgun sequence, the following proteins share a genomic window:
- the LOC130512425 gene encoding uncharacterized protein LOC130512425 yields the protein MGQQLRRAVGKVKEVERFPSRVAADRRSLPKEELTTAGKSPSTAAVNSVSDEAGRTTSDDNVLEERDPKYDTMLNQMVGRIKAKPGGKAEMGEASVVETSKRPLPKLRNTTPESTRYEEKPVPQGTLNVAQVRHIMLLYQGKAQDHNGPMSVDEIAKNYRIDVSQVQKITQFLSLPPEVTDKQKKRYE from the exons ATGGGTCAGCAACTGCGTCGAGCCGTTGGGAAAGTCAAAGAAGTTGAGAGATTTCCATCACGGGTCGCCGCCGATCGGAGATCTCTTCCGAAGGAAGAGCTCACCACCGCCGGGAAATCACCGTCTACCGCCGCCGTCAATAGTGTTTCTg ATGAAGCTGGAAGAACAACGAGTGATGATAATGTTTTAGAAGAGCGAGACCCAAAGTACGATACAATGTTGAATCAAATGGTGGGGAGGATAAAGGCTAAACCAGGTGGCAAAGCTGAGATGGGAGAG GCATCGGTAGTGGAGACGTCGAAGAGGCCGCTGCCAAAGCTCCGGAACACAACTCCTGAATCAACAAGGTATGAGGAGAAACCGGTGCCTCAAGGAACGTTGAACGTGGCACAAGTCAGACACATCATGCTTCTCTATCAGGGAAAGGCTCAGGATCACAACGGTCCGATGAGTGTGGATGAGATAGCTAAAAACTACAGGATTGACGTCTCTCAGGTCCAGAAAATCACTCAGTTCCTGTCTTTGCCTCCAGAGGTTACTGATAAGCAGAAGAAACGATATGAATAA
- the LOC130494846 gene encoding F-box/WD-40 repeat-containing protein 1-like: MDSNECSSLPLELCEEILCRVPTKSLIRFKLTCKRWFALFNDKRFINKHLALIEEHFIRINSDRKVTIISPMTRACSSFALPYEFQTKPDIYTMIHCDGLLLCILESSAMAVWNPCLNQVRWIKPESSYSINCFYGGIGYNGLSRDGGYKILRFGGNASFTNQYTNTMVDIYELRSNSWKKYEVSLDWHVVTPCRGVSLMGNMYWIAKWNQSGFFIQSFNFSTETFEPLASLPFDYDAHDDVVNLSSFRGTNLSLSQHNKKTEKIDVWVTNISFLIISWTKFFSVTRPDCPVFRAADDLATQVHFIDKNNRVAVCCEEVAVDEKYASVSIYLFGEGEINKEEIELHKRGFSWPYIPGYAYLPSLVPVPT, from the coding sequence ATGGATTCGAATGAGTGTTCATCCTTACCTCTCGAATTATGTGAGGAAATACTTTGTAGAGTTCCAACTAAATCTCTTATACGATTCAAGTTAACATGCAAACGATGGTTCGCTCTTTTCAATGACAAGAGATTCATCAACAAGCACTTGGCTCTCATCGAGGAGCACTTCATACGGATCAATAGTGATCGCAAGGTTACAATCATCAGTCCCATGACCAGAGCTTGTTCATCTTTTGCACTCCCATACGAGTTTCAAACTAAACCTGATATTTATACTATGATTCACTGTGATGGCTTGTTGTTATGCATCTTAGAGTCGTCTGCGATGGCAGTTTGGAACCCATGTTTGAATCAAGTTCGATGGATCAAACCAGAGAGTTCTTATTCCATTAACTGTTTCTACGGTGGTATCGGATACAACGGTCTATCTAGGGATGGTGGGTATAAAATCTTGAGGTTTGGGGGCAATGCTTCTTTTACAAACCAGTACACAAACACAATGGTTGATATCTACGAACTCAGATCTAACTCTTGGAAAAAATATGAAGTTTCTTTGGATTGGCACGTGGTTACACCTTGTAGAGGAGTGTCACTCATGGGAAACATGTATTGGATTGCTAAATGGAACCAATCTGGCTTTTTCATCCAAAGTTTTAACTTCTCTACCGAGACGTTTGAGCCCTTGGCCTCTCTTCCCTTTGACTATGATGCACATGATGATGTTGTCAACTTATCATCTTTCAGAGGAACTAATCTTTCTTTGTCACAACATAACAAAAAAACGGAGAAGATCGATGTATGGGTTACAAACATATCGTTCTTGATCATATCGTGGACCAAGTTCTTTAGTGTGACGAGACCTGACTGCCCAGTATTTCGTGCTGCCGATGATCTTGCTACTCAGGTGCATTTTATTGATAAGAATAATAGGGTTGCTGTATGTTGTGAGGAAGTAGCAGTGGATGAAAAGTACGCAAGTGTTAGTATCTATCTTTTTGGAGAGGGTGAGATAAATAAAGAAGAGATAGAGCTACATAAACGAGGTTTTAGCTGGCCTTATATCCCCGGCTATGCATATCTTCCAAGTCTTGTTCCGGTTCCAACATAG